GACTGGCAAGGGTGGAGTCGGTAAAACTTCCGTTGCTGCTGCTACAGGTTTACGCTGCGCGGAGTTGGGCTACAGAACTTTGGTACTTAGTACCGATCCAGCTCACTCTTTGGCAGATAGTTTCGATCTTGAGCTAGGACACGATCCGCAAGAGATTCGTCCTAATCTTTGGGGTGCAGAGCTTGATGCCTTGCGGGAATTAGAAGGCAACTGGGGTTCAGTCAAACGTTACATTACTCAAGTCTTGCAGGCTAGAGGTTTAGATGGGGTTCAGGCTGAAGAATTAGCCATTCTTCCTGGAATGGACGAAATCTTTGGCTTGGTGAGAATGAAACGCCACTATGATGAGGGTGATTTTGATATTTTAATTATCGACTCTGCACCTACTGGAACAGCGTTAAGGTTATTAAGTTTGCCAGAAGTTGGTGGTTGGTATATGAGACGCTTTTATAAACCATTACAAGGGATGTCCGCAGCCTTACGTCCTCTAGTTGAGCCTTTCTTTAAACCGATTGCTGGTTTTTCGCTGCCCGATAAAGAAGTAATGGATGCGCCTTATGAGTTTTACGAGCAGATTGAAGCTTTAGAAAAAGTTTTGACTGATAATACCAAAACTTCGGTACGTTTGGTGATGAATCCCGAAAAGATGGTTATCAAAGAATCTCTGCGCGCTCATGCTTATCTAAGTTTGTATAATGTTGCCACAGATTTAGTAATTGCTAATCGAGTGATTCCTAATGAAGTTAGCGATCCTTTCTTTGAACGCTGGAAAGCAAATCAAGACGTATACAAGCGTGAAATATACGATAATTTTCACCCTTTACCAGTAAAAGAAGCTCCTCTATTTCCTACCGAAATGTGTGGCATGGAAGCTTTAGAAAAGCTCAAAGAAATTTTGTATCAGGACGAAGACCCCACTCAAGTTTATTACAAAGAAAGCACGATCAAGATAATTCAAGAACAAGGCAACTATAGCCTTGAGCTGTATTTGCCAGGAATCCCTAAAGAACAAATTCAGCTCAACAAAACTGGCGATGAGCTAAACGTCCGCATTGGTAATCATCGTCGCAACTTAGTTTTGCCTCAAGCTTTGGCAGCACTCCAACCATCAGGAGCAACAATGGATGATGATTACCTAAAAATTAGCTTTAAAAATATGGCTCAAGTTTAAGTCGTTGTTTATTTAATGTCATAAGCCGATGGCGATTTTATTCGTAGCTATTAGTTTTTTTGGGTTAGACTGCCGTTAACCCAACCTACAATTGTTCAACTCGCTATTTACTACTTTGCGATCGCCAATAGATAATTTTTATTTATAATAAATCGGCAATCGCTTGTTCTAACTGTCCCTGCTCTAAGGTACTAAGAATAAAGACTTCCTGTACTGTCTTTCCTTGGCGCGCAATAACTTTATAACCGCCTCGGATCGGTACAGAAATTCGCAGCTTCATCTTCGGTATGTGACTTCTAGTCTTTTTAATTCTGCCAGGAGTAACGGTAGTAACTCCTTCGCACTTAATTAATTTTTCCAGGATCGGAATCAAGCCAGGAAGATGAGTTGAGTGATTCCAGACTAACCGACCATCAGAAGACATACTCATTTTCCTCATAGCATTTACGATTGAGCGAGATCTCAAAATTGTGTTTAAATTATCTCTAAACTTTTTATTTAATACTAAACGCTCAATGTTCGATGCTCAATAAATTAGGCTTTTTCTAAAGGTGCCATAGTTAATCCAGCGCGTTTTAACTGTTGATGGTATAGTTCGGCTTGTTCTTGAGGCCCTACCCAAACCAAAGCTTGGCCTTCAAAATGTATTTGATCGGTTAATTCTCTGGCGCGATCGCCGTTCATCCCTGGAATATACTTCATTAAACACTCGATAACGTGAGGGAAGGTGTTGTGGTCATCATTCAAAACAATTATTTTATAGTTGGGGTAATGTTGCTTGATTGTCTGACCAGCTTTTTCTTTAGTTACGGTGGGGGTAACACTCATGCCAATAAATCCTAATAACTCAACTAAATAAAAGGGGGTTTGTAGATATCAAACAAATCTACTAGGGACGTTAGTTCATCTTTGCTCATAAACAGTTTAGCTATTTTGAACAATTTCTTCAAAATTTACCGACCAGAATAGTTTTCTTTGGTTGACTTGTTCGATCATCACTCTAATTTAATTATGGCGATCAATTTTGAATTTGTTATTCTTGAACTTTTAACTCTTAAATAGATGAAAATTGCAATCGGCTGGCTATATCCAACGCTAATGAGTACCTATGGCGATCGCGGAAACGTTATCTGTTTGCAACGGCGATGTCAGTGGCGAGGAATAGAGGTTGAGATTGTTCCCCTCAAGCGAGAAACCGAGGTTGCCGAATTTGATCGAGTAGATCTAATTGTTGGCGGAGGAGCGCAAGATCGTCAGCAAGAAATTGTCATGCGCGATTTACACGGTGCAAAAGCAGAGGCTTTACAACAAAAATTAGCTCAAGGCACTCCAGGAGTATTTACCTGTGGTGCGCCCCAACTACTAGGACACTACTATGAGCCAGCACTAGGTAAAAGAATTAATGGCTTAGGCTTACTAGATATGGTTAGCCAACACCCAGGTATTGAAGCACAACGCTGTATTGGTAACCTGGTGTTTGAAATTACGGCTACTCCGATAGCCTCTGAGCTAGAAGCAATGTTAGGTGAAAAACCTGTCGTTATCGGCTTTGAGAATCACGGAGGCAGAACCTATTTGCAAGATGTACAGCCTTTGGGCAGAGTCATTAAAGGATATGGCAACAATGGCGAAGATCGAACCGCAGGAGCTTTTTATCAGAATGCGATCGCGACATATGCTCATGGTCCTTTACTACCCAAAAATTATTTTATTGCCGACTGGCTGATCGAAAAAGCCTTGCAACGAAAATATCAGATAGAAATTGCACTGACTCCTATAGATGACTCTTTAGCTATTGCAGGGCGTAAGGCAATGTTGCAACGCCTGGGTTTGTCGAAACTAGCTGTTGCTATATAGCATCTGATTGTTAATCTTTGCATTCAGTTGCGTGCGTTGCCAAACAATTTGCCTTAATATTGCAAGAAGACAATTTATGCAAGACTATCTTGCAACTCGTAAATTTTGCAATTCCAACCACAACTATGACTGGAAAAGTACTAGATAATGGTTCAACTGGAGCTTTAGTTCTCATCTTACCTTTGGCATTTGGTTTTGTTGTTTTGTATATGCTATGGCCCTTTCTGCTATTAATAGCAGCGGTAATTGTAGCTTTCAAACTTTGGCAGAACTATCAGTGGCAAAAATGGTGTGGTGAAATTAATCCTTACTTTAATCAACTGATTAAGGAAAATAGAGGGTATCTAACTCCAGTAGACCTATCCATAAAAGCAAACCTTACCGCTAGAGCAGCCAAAGTGTTTCTCGCTCGTAAAAGTGATGAGTATGGCACTAAGCCAAAGACAGTCCCCGAAAAGGGGGTCGTATATTATTTTCCTACTGCAAGCGCTTTAGGCAGTATCTTAGATGATAGTGAACCAGAAGCAGCAGTAAACTCTTATCAATTAGCAGCTAAAGACTCTAATAAATTATCTGTTAGAGGCATTGCTCAATTGGCAAAGCAAGAACAAGAAGTTCACGATACAGTTACAAATTCCGCATCATCTTCTGTCGCACTGGCTACCAGAGCAGAATCTCCACAGTCAACTGCAATTGAACCTGAGTCCGAGACAGATAGTTCAACTATTGAAAGAGCCGCTTCTATTGATGCCGGTCAATCATTGATTCAAGCTGAACTAGCAAAACGCCTCGACTTAAATTCTAGTACGGTTGGTAGACGTAAATCTGAACCAGATTTTGAAGAGTGGAGTCAGAGCAAAGATCCTGAAGGAAT
This genomic window from Coleofasciculaceae cyanobacterium contains:
- a CDS encoding TRC40/GET3/ArsA family transport-energizing ATPase, with amino-acid sequence MRVILMTGKGGVGKTSVAAATGLRCAELGYRTLVLSTDPAHSLADSFDLELGHDPQEIRPNLWGAELDALRELEGNWGSVKRYITQVLQARGLDGVQAEELAILPGMDEIFGLVRMKRHYDEGDFDILIIDSAPTGTALRLLSLPEVGGWYMRRFYKPLQGMSAALRPLVEPFFKPIAGFSLPDKEVMDAPYEFYEQIEALEKVLTDNTKTSVRLVMNPEKMVIKESLRAHAYLSLYNVATDLVIANRVIPNEVSDPFFERWKANQDVYKREIYDNFHPLPVKEAPLFPTEMCGMEALEKLKEILYQDEDPTQVYYKESTIKIIQEQGNYSLELYLPGIPKEQIQLNKTGDELNVRIGNHRRNLVLPQALAALQPSGATMDDDYLKISFKNMAQV
- a CDS encoding type 1 glutamine amidotransferase, with product MKIAIGWLYPTLMSTYGDRGNVICLQRRCQWRGIEVEIVPLKRETEVAEFDRVDLIVGGGAQDRQQEIVMRDLHGAKAEALQQKLAQGTPGVFTCGAPQLLGHYYEPALGKRINGLGLLDMVSQHPGIEAQRCIGNLVFEITATPIASELEAMLGEKPVVIGFENHGGRTYLQDVQPLGRVIKGYGNNGEDRTAGAFYQNAIATYAHGPLLPKNYFIADWLIEKALQRKYQIEIALTPIDDSLAIAGRKAMLQRLGLSKLAVAI
- a CDS encoding DUF2103 domain-containing protein; protein product: MSSDGRLVWNHSTHLPGLIPILEKLIKCEGVTTVTPGRIKKTRSHIPKMKLRISVPIRGGYKVIARQGKTVQEVFILSTLEQGQLEQAIADLL
- the clpS gene encoding ATP-dependent Clp protease adapter ClpS, with protein sequence MSVTPTVTKEKAGQTIKQHYPNYKIIVLNDDHNTFPHVIECLMKYIPGMNGDRARELTDQIHFEGQALVWVGPQEQAELYHQQLKRAGLTMAPLEKA